A stretch of Schistocerca cancellata isolate TAMUIC-IGC-003103 chromosome 3, iqSchCanc2.1, whole genome shotgun sequence DNA encodes these proteins:
- the LOC126176725 gene encoding uncharacterized protein LOC126176725 — protein sequence MRGLLALLLLLVGGAMDAVALPARPPASDTHQLLPPAPHGRHHQQAYNSPHLPKSRRTSELIETMVLMAATAEHADINKRPAEKLATPGDVSRTYMATTEPMQDNTVTIDTTPQETVAPTETTEEPIGTSDTTATEDTSEISTTGLTTDETTILDSTTAEDTTWTVDTTITTLIPTTTGLPSESTSKVTTATATPATTTTTTTQHPSSAPPPESTSTTTTTTTTTPYPTTVLPPEPTSTTTTEHPPTAPPPESTSTTTTTTTQHPPTVLPPESTSTTTTTTTEHPPTAPPPESTSTTTTTTTQHPSTVLPPESTSTTTTTTTTEHPPTIPPPESTSAAATTTTTTAHPLPPVDSTTSTSTMTTTTTTTARVLLVSQTIQATPVHSV from the exons ATGAGGGGGCTGTTGGCACTCCTGCTGCTGCTTGTTGGCGGCGCGATGGACGCGGTGGCCCTGCCCGCCAGACCTCCAGCGTCCGACACTCACCAGCTGCTGCCGCCGGCACCTCATGGGAGACATCACCAGCAGGCCTACAACAGTCCACATCTGCCTAAG AGTCGACGTACTTCCGAGCTGATCGAGACGATGGTGTTGATGGCGGCAACAGCAGAGCATGCAGATATAAATAAGAGACCAGCAGAGAAGTTGGCGACTCCTGGAGATGTGTCGAGAACATATATGGCCACAACAGAACCGATGCAAGATAATACAGTTACAATAGACACAACACCACAGGAGACGGTAGCGCCTACGGAAACAACAGAAGAGCCTATAGGTACATCTGACACAACGGCTACTGAAGATACATCGGAAATAAGTACGACGGGACTGACGACTGATGAGACAACAATACTGGATTCGACAACGGCGGAAGATACAACATGGACGGTAGATACGACCATCACAACACTAATACCAACGACAACTGGTCTTCCATCGGAGTCTACGTCAAAAGTGACGACGGCGACGGcaacaccagcaacaacaacaacaacaacaacacaacacccatcttCGGCACCACCACCAGAATCTACATCGACAacgacaaccacaaccacaacaacgcCGTACCCAACTACAGTCCTACCGCCGGAGCCTacatccacaacaacaacagagcatcCGCCCACTGCACCACCACCAGAATCTACATCGACAACGACAACCACAACAACGCAGCACCCACCTACAGTCCTACCGCCGGAGTCTacatccacaacaacaacaacaacaacagagcatcCGCCCACTGCACCACCACCAGAATCTACATCGACAACGACAACCACAACAACGCAGCACCCTTCTACAGTCTTACCGCCGGAGTCTacatccacaacaacaacaacaacaacaacagagcatcCGCCCACTATACCACCACCAGAGTCTACATCCGCAGCAGCAACGACGACCACGACGACGGCGCATCCGCTGCCGCCAGTGGACTCCACAACGTCGACCTCGACCATGACTACCACAACTACGACCACTGCCAGAGTTCTTCTTGTGTCACAAACCATACAGGCGACTCCAGTTCATTCAGTGTAA